A section of the Clostridium sp. TW13 genome encodes:
- a CDS encoding SGNH/GDSL hydrolase family protein — protein MEIKIIDEILKKSIISRGDTNRIKKLIQKAENGQDITVAFLGGSITQGCNSSIYEKCYVELVYSWFKEKFNNVKVKHINAGVGATGSLIGVHRVAKQVLDLNPDIVFIDFAVNDKEDYFYKVAYESLIRKILSSKSKPAVVEIFMIIEGGINMQEQQIAIGKNYNVPMISYRDVVFDLLTKNEVKWEEISTDEVHPNDTGHKLLSELIINYIESVIDEYKNDNNIEIDDSVLSKECVFGDRYINGIIENYATTNVEKNIGFEKCEDGFQVFKNAWKFVGSKNVAGTLIAEVEGKNVSILYKKSVAETAGKITVKINDEVKNIDTYFKDGWGDYSETEILVEGNEVKKHRVEIEVQNQARDKEVTILGFLVSK, from the coding sequence ATGGAAATCAAAATTATTGATGAAATATTAAAAAAATCTATAATTAGCAGAGGCGATACCAATAGAATAAAAAAGTTAATTCAAAAAGCTGAAAATGGACAAGACATAACTGTAGCATTTTTGGGTGGATCAATAACACAAGGATGTAATTCAAGTATCTACGAAAAATGTTATGTTGAATTAGTATATAGCTGGTTCAAAGAAAAATTTAATAATGTTAAGGTAAAACATATAAATGCAGGTGTTGGAGCTACGGGTTCCTTAATTGGTGTTCATAGAGTTGCAAAGCAAGTATTAGATTTAAATCCCGATATAGTATTTATAGATTTTGCTGTAAATGATAAGGAAGATTATTTCTATAAAGTAGCATATGAAAGTTTAATAAGAAAAATTTTAAGCAGCAAAAGTAAGCCTGCTGTTGTTGAAATCTTCATGATAATTGAAGGCGGAATTAATATGCAAGAACAGCAGATAGCTATAGGTAAAAACTACAATGTACCTATGATAAGTTATAGAGACGTGGTATTTGATCTGTTAACAAAAAATGAAGTTAAGTGGGAAGAAATTTCTACAGATGAAGTTCACCCAAATGATACAGGGCATAAATTACTTTCTGAGCTTATTATAAACTATATTGAAAGTGTAATTGATGAATATAAAAATGATAATAATATAGAAATAGATGATTCTGTATTAAGTAAAGAATGTGTTTTTGGAGACAGATACATCAATGGAATAATTGAAAATTATGCTACTACTAATGTAGAAAAAAATATTGGATTTGAAAAATGTGAAGATGGTTTTCAAGTATTTAAAAATGCTTGGAAGTTTGTAGGTTCAAAAAATGTAGCAGGTACATTGATAGCAGAAGTTGAAGGAAAAAATGTATCAATTCTATATAAAAAATCTGTAGCTGAGACAGCAGGAAAGATTACTGTAAAAATCAATGATGAAGTTAAAAACATAGACACTTATTTTAAAGATGGCTGGGGAGATTATTCTGAAACTGAAATTTTAGTTGAAGGTAACGAAGTTAAAAAGCATAGAGTTGAAATAGAAGTGCAAAATCAAGCTAGAGATAAAGAGGTAACAATTCTAGGGTTCCTAGTATCAAAATAG
- a CDS encoding GAF domain-containing protein, translating into MFDIKMFDGMSEKDKLDNMLLMLEGLIQGDELGLTKLSNASAVINAMIGRINWCGFYLVHNDELILGPFQGMPACTKIQIGKGVCGTAAEKQETLLIKNVHEFEGHIACDAASNSEVVVPIVKDGELLGVLDLDSEEIARFTDLEKDYLEKAVDILNKYIDWKSIIK; encoded by the coding sequence ATGTTTGATATAAAGATGTTTGATGGAATGAGTGAAAAAGATAAGCTAGACAATATGTTACTTATGCTAGAGGGATTAATTCAAGGGGATGAGCTTGGATTAACAAAGCTAAGTAATGCTTCTGCAGTGATTAATGCTATGATAGGCAGAATTAATTGGTGTGGTTTCTATTTGGTACATAATGATGAATTAATTCTTGGACCTTTTCAAGGAATGCCAGCATGTACAAAAATTCAAATAGGTAAAGGGGTATGTGGAACAGCAGCAGAAAAGCAAGAAACTCTATTAATTAAAAATGTACATGAGTTTGAAGGTCATATTGCTTGTGATGCAGCATCTAATTCAGAAGTGGTAGTTCCAATAGTTAAGGATGGAGAGTTGCTTGGGGTTTTAGACTTAGACAGTGAAGAAATTGCAAGATTTACTGACTTAGAAAAGGATTATTTAGAGAAGGCAGTGGATATACTTAACAAATATATAGATTGGAAAAGTATAATAAAATAG
- a CDS encoding alanyl-tRNA editing protein — protein sequence MEKIYYEDQYVREFTAEIEDIIEKDGKFHVVLDRTAFFPGGGGQSQDKGMIDVHPVIDVYEEAGVVYHVTEKKPIKIHKVKCVLDWENRFDGMQQHLGQHVLSGCFFKLFNANTAGIHLGKEVSTIDIIGSIDEKQVRAVEIKANEVIHQGMKVEFLWPTKSELKKLGLRRALPNTDEAIRVVKIGDLDINACCGVHPSDCRDLQLIKIKKWEKHKNNTTRIEFLAGKRAVEDYFKKDDFVTEICRFLNCNELEVTNAINNLTTQLKEALDENKKLTEKVGSYEVKEILENAEKIKDITVVKCLYTNENLKYLSKLASKLVDNEKVIVLFGNKVEDKVNLNFSASKDIKAVSMNDLLKDAITLVDGRGGGSALMAQGAGKNVGNAESALDYAFMKIKNTLA from the coding sequence ATGGAAAAAATCTATTATGAAGATCAATATGTAAGAGAATTTACAGCAGAGATAGAGGATATCATAGAGAAGGATGGAAAGTTTCATGTTGTTTTAGACAGAACTGCTTTTTTCCCAGGTGGAGGAGGTCAGTCTCAAGACAAAGGAATGATAGATGTACATCCAGTAATTGATGTATATGAAGAGGCTGGAGTAGTCTATCATGTAACAGAAAAAAAGCCTATAAAAATTCATAAGGTTAAATGTGTTTTGGATTGGGAAAATAGGTTTGATGGGATGCAGCAACATTTAGGTCAGCATGTTTTGTCTGGATGCTTTTTTAAGTTATTTAATGCCAATACAGCAGGAATTCATTTGGGAAAAGAAGTTAGTACTATAGATATAATTGGTAGTATTGATGAAAAACAAGTTAGAGCAGTTGAAATTAAGGCGAATGAAGTTATACATCAAGGAATGAAGGTAGAATTCTTATGGCCAACTAAGTCTGAATTGAAAAAACTAGGTTTAAGAAGGGCACTTCCAAATACGGATGAAGCTATAAGGGTAGTAAAAATAGGAGATTTAGATATAAATGCTTGTTGTGGAGTTCATCCAAGTGATTGTAGAGATCTTCAATTAATAAAGATTAAGAAGTGGGAAAAACATAAGAATAATACTACAAGAATAGAATTTTTAGCAGGTAAAAGAGCAGTTGAGGATTACTTTAAAAAAGATGATTTTGTAACAGAGATATGTAGATTTTTAAATTGTAATGAACTTGAAGTAACTAATGCTATAAATAATTTAACAACTCAGTTAAAGGAAGCTCTTGATGAAAATAAGAAATTAACTGAGAAGGTTGGCTCATATGAAGTTAAGGAAATACTAGAAAATGCTGAAAAAATAAAAGATATTACTGTAGTTAAGTGCTTATATACAAATGAAAATTTGAAGTATCTATCTAAGCTAGCTTCAAAGCTTGTAGATAATGAAAAAGTTATAGTTTTATTTGGAAATAAGGTAGAAGATAAGGTGAATTTAAACTTTAGTGCGTCTAAAGATATAAAGGCTGTTAGTATGAATGACTTATTAAAAGATGCCATTACCTTGGTTGATGGAAGAGGCGGTGGAAGTGCTTTGATGGCACAAGGCGCTGGAAAAAATGTAGGTAATGCTGAATCAGCTTTGGACTATGCTTTTATGAAGATAAAAAACACTCTTGCATAG
- a CDS encoding ABC transporter ATP-binding protein encodes MKKIAYYLKPYKKEVWLAIFFMCLDVLSEIIQPQLMAAIVGKGIQSKNLSYIVMIGIIMIIFSGISIIGGIGNSKFSAKSGVGFAANLRKGLFSKVQTFSFKNIDDFSTASLSTRLTNDVTQLQNTVIMGLRICVKAPLMFIFALLMAISLNASLAVILAIVIPVIIIALGTIIYKVMPLFQKLRKCLDGLNASVQENVTNVRVVKSFVREEYEKQKFYGTNDKLMKSSFEAINIVIFNMPIMMFAMNSAIVAVLWFGGSQVIHGTLDVASMTAFINYIFMILMSLMVLSMIFIMVTQASASYKRILEVLNTVVDLEDEASAKDVELIQGEVEFKNVSFKYNLEQDETILENINFKAHKGEVVAIIGGTGSGKSSLVQLIPRLYDVTSGEILIDGKNLIDYTIESLRNNIGMVLQKNTLFSGTIRDNLKWGNLNATDEEIIEAAKNAQAHDFIMGFPDGYDTWIDQGGVNVSGGQKQRLCIARAMLKKPPILILDDSTSAVDTATEGKIRTAFSTTLKDTTTFIIAQRISSVQDADKIIVLEDGKIVGLGTHEELLESNEEYQEIYNSQQRKEVNA; translated from the coding sequence TTGAAAAAAATTGCATATTACCTTAAGCCATATAAAAAAGAAGTGTGGCTTGCAATATTTTTTATGTGCCTAGATGTTTTGTCAGAAATTATTCAGCCACAATTAATGGCAGCTATTGTAGGTAAAGGTATACAATCGAAAAATTTATCTTACATTGTTATGATAGGTATTATAATGATAATTTTCTCAGGAATATCTATTATAGGTGGCATAGGAAATTCTAAGTTTTCTGCCAAGTCAGGAGTAGGATTTGCAGCCAATCTTAGAAAGGGTCTTTTTTCTAAAGTTCAGACTTTTTCTTTTAAGAACATAGATGATTTTTCTACAGCTTCGTTGAGCACAAGACTTACAAATGATGTTACGCAATTACAAAATACTGTGATAATGGGACTAAGAATTTGTGTTAAAGCTCCATTAATGTTTATTTTTGCACTTTTAATGGCTATTAGTCTGAATGCATCCCTAGCAGTTATTTTAGCTATAGTAATTCCAGTGATAATTATTGCTTTAGGAACGATTATCTATAAGGTTATGCCTTTATTTCAAAAGTTAAGGAAGTGCCTAGATGGGTTAAATGCCAGTGTTCAAGAAAATGTAACCAATGTTCGTGTAGTTAAATCCTTTGTTAGAGAAGAATATGAAAAACAAAAGTTTTATGGAACTAACGACAAGTTAATGAAATCATCTTTTGAGGCTATAAACATAGTGATTTTTAATATGCCAATAATGATGTTTGCAATGAATTCTGCAATTGTAGCAGTTTTGTGGTTTGGAGGTTCACAAGTTATTCATGGAACTCTTGATGTAGCCTCAATGACTGCTTTTATAAACTATATTTTTATGATTCTTATGTCATTAATGGTTCTTTCAATGATATTTATTATGGTAACACAAGCCAGTGCTTCTTATAAACGTATTTTAGAAGTACTTAACACAGTTGTGGATCTTGAAGATGAGGCTTCAGCAAAAGATGTTGAACTTATACAAGGTGAAGTTGAATTTAAGAATGTGAGCTTTAAGTATAATCTAGAGCAAGATGAAACTATTTTAGAGAATATAAATTTTAAAGCTCATAAGGGTGAAGTTGTGGCAATCATAGGTGGGACAGGCTCAGGAAAAAGTTCACTAGTTCAATTGATTCCAAGACTTTATGATGTAACTTCTGGTGAGATTCTTATTGATGGCAAGAATTTAATTGATTATACTATTGAATCTTTGCGTAATAACATAGGAATGGTTCTGCAGAAGAATACCTTATTTTCAGGAACTATTCGAGATAACCTTAAGTGGGGAAATTTGAATGCAACAGATGAAGAAATAATAGAAGCAGCAAAGAATGCCCAAGCTCATGATTTTATAATGGGATTTCCTGATGGGTATGATACTTGGATTGATCAAGGTGGTGTAAATGTATCTGGAGGACAAAAGCAACGTTTATGTATTGCAAGGGCGATGCTTAAGAAACCACCTATTCTAATTCTTGATGATAGTACTAGTGCTGTGGATACTGCTACCGAAGGTAAAATAAGGACTGCATTTAGCACTACATTGAAGGATACTACAACTTTTATAATTGCTCAAAGAATTAGTTCTGTTCAGGATGCAGATAAGATAATTGTACTTGAAGATGGTAAAATAGTGGGTTTAGGAACTCATGAAGAGCTATTAGAGAGTAATGAGGAGTATCAGGAAATTTATAATTCACAACAAAGAAAAGAGGTGAATGCATAA
- a CDS encoding ABC transporter ATP-binding protein — protein MRKAKKEKQEQASQGKNLRKPKNVKKTIKYLWKYISRNKIALILAFAMVLVNIVTSLASLSYLQPIIDNFLQPVGGNLSISARFAGLLHGVIVLGSIFLIGVVAAYLQSRLMVIVAQHTITDIRNDLFSHLQQLSVRYFDSNTHGELMSRFTNDVDTLYDATQNGIVTLFSSAITLTGIFSLMIYRNWLLTLVVVVIAPLIAISASKLMKVSSKYFVAQQKNLGAVNGYVEEIMTGQKVVKVFCYEETAEKEFDKLNNALCEAATTAQGYAGMMMPLSKNINYLTYALVAAIGGVLSVFGHISVGGLVVFLQLTQQIGRPINEASNQYNSLVSAIAGAERIFEVMEEKVEEKDPEDAWELIKNNTGEFFWKLPSKDGNTEKLIPVKGDVRFNNVTFGYNDNKTILKDISLYAKPGQKIAFVGSTGAGKTTVINLLTRFYEINEGSVTVDGIDLKHIKKDSLRNAISIVLQDTHLFTGTVRENIRYGRINATDEEIEEAAKLASAHSFIKRLPHGYDTIIEGDGANLSQGQRQLLNIARAAVADAPILILDEATSSVDTRTELHIEHGLDRLMKDRTTFVIAHRLSTVRNSNAIMVMDQGEIIERGTHDELLDLKGRYYQLYTGAIELD, from the coding sequence ATGAGAAAAGCAAAGAAAGAAAAACAAGAGCAAGCTTCTCAAGGTAAAAACCTTCGTAAACCTAAGAATGTGAAAAAAACAATCAAGTATTTATGGAAATATATAAGTCGTAATAAAATAGCTCTTATACTAGCATTTGCTATGGTACTTGTTAATATAGTTACTTCATTAGCATCACTTTCGTATTTACAGCCAATAATAGATAATTTTCTTCAACCTGTTGGGGGGAACTTATCAATATCAGCACGTTTTGCAGGACTTTTACATGGAGTTATTGTATTAGGTTCAATCTTTTTAATTGGAGTTGTGGCTGCTTATTTGCAAAGCAGACTAATGGTTATAGTTGCACAACATACTATAACTGATATCAGAAATGATTTATTTTCACATCTTCAGCAGCTTTCAGTAAGATACTTTGATTCTAATACTCATGGTGAATTGATGAGTCGTTTTACAAATGATGTGGATACTTTGTATGATGCTACACAAAATGGAATTGTTACTCTTTTTTCTAGTGCAATTACTCTAACGGGGATCTTTTCTTTAATGATATATAGAAATTGGTTGTTAACATTGGTAGTAGTAGTTATTGCACCTTTAATAGCTATATCTGCAAGTAAGTTAATGAAAGTCAGTAGTAAATACTTTGTGGCTCAGCAGAAGAATTTAGGAGCGGTAAATGGGTATGTTGAAGAAATAATGACAGGGCAGAAAGTAGTAAAAGTATTCTGCTATGAAGAAACTGCTGAGAAAGAATTTGATAAGTTAAACAATGCTCTTTGTGAAGCAGCAACCACTGCTCAAGGGTACGCTGGAATGATGATGCCATTATCAAAAAATATTAATTATCTTACCTATGCATTAGTTGCTGCAATAGGGGGAGTGCTTTCTGTATTTGGTCACATTAGTGTTGGAGGCTTAGTTGTATTCTTGCAGCTTACTCAACAAATAGGAAGACCTATAAATGAAGCTTCAAATCAATATAATAGTTTAGTATCAGCAATAGCAGGTGCTGAACGTATTTTTGAAGTTATGGAAGAAAAGGTTGAAGAAAAGGATCCAGAGGATGCGTGGGAACTTATAAAAAACAATACTGGTGAATTCTTCTGGAAGCTGCCTAGTAAAGATGGAAACACAGAAAAACTTATTCCTGTGAAAGGTGATGTTAGATTTAATAATGTGACATTCGGTTACAATGACAATAAAACTATATTAAAGGATATTTCTCTTTATGCTAAACCAGGGCAAAAAATTGCATTTGTAGGTTCTACAGGTGCAGGAAAAACAACTGTAATTAATCTATTAACAAGATTCTATGAAATAAATGAAGGTTCAGTAACAGTGGATGGTATAGATTTAAAGCATATTAAAAAAGATAGCTTAAGAAATGCAATATCTATAGTGTTACAAGATACACATCTTTTTACGGGTACAGTAAGAGAAAACATTAGATATGGTAGAATTAATGCTACTGATGAAGAAATAGAAGAAGCAGCAAAGTTAGCAAGTGCACATTCCTTTATAAAACGTCTTCCTCATGGATATGATACTATAATTGAAGGTGATGGTGCTAACTTGAGTCAAGGTCAACGTCAACTTCTAAATATAGCAAGAGCAGCAGTAGCAGATGCTCCTATTCTAATTCTTGATGAAGCAACAAGTTCTGTTGATACAAGGACTGAGCTTCATATTGAGCATGGACTAGATAGACTTATGAAGGACAGAACAACCTTTGTTATTGCTCATAGACTTTCCACAGTTCGTAATTCTAATGCAATCATGGTTATGGATCAAGGTGAGATTATTGAACGTGGAACTCATGATGAATTGCTTGATTTAAAAGGAAGATACTATCAGTTGTATACTGGTGCTATTGAATTGGATTAA
- a CDS encoding YdcF family protein: MKIINDITNFIFLDNQPEKADIIFIAGTSWPAPTERAAEIYKHEDVPYILPSGKYGVNLGYFPGPKAKSDIYNGNYATEWEYMKDVLIKCGVPSTAILREDSAEFTYENAFKSRKVTDENNLNIKKAIICCQAFHARRCLMYYKWAFPEAEFLLCPAETQGINKNNWYKSDYGIKRVMGELMRCGDQLQEAIPFYREFLK, from the coding sequence TTGAAGATTATTAATGATATTACTAATTTTATATTTTTAGATAACCAGCCTGAAAAGGCTGATATAATCTTTATTGCAGGGACTTCTTGGCCTGCACCTACAGAAAGAGCAGCTGAAATATATAAACATGAAGATGTACCTTATATTCTACCTTCTGGAAAGTATGGTGTGAATTTAGGATATTTCCCTGGACCTAAGGCAAAATCAGATATCTACAATGGAAACTATGCTACTGAATGGGAATATATGAAGGATGTATTAATAAAATGTGGAGTACCTTCTACTGCAATTTTAAGAGAAGATTCTGCTGAATTTACTTATGAAAATGCCTTTAAATCTCGTAAGGTCACTGATGAAAATAACTTGAACATAAAAAAAGCCATTATTTGTTGTCAAGCCTTTCATGCAAGACGATGCTTGATGTATTATAAATGGGCATTTCCTGAAGCAGAATTTTTACTTTGTCCTGCTGAAACTCAAGGTATAAACAAAAACAATTGGTATAAAAGTGACTACGGAATAAAGCGTGTAATGGGTGAACTTATGAGATGTGGTGATCAGCTTCAAGAAGCTATCCCTTTCTATAGAGAATTTCTTAAATGA
- a CDS encoding methyl-accepting chemotaxis protein, producing the protein MKFRNKLLTKLIGSISLLVILPIISLGCISVYKSKSSLEQTLKLASKQTLKEVNKGFSNRVETISRQVNVLTKDDDIPDLTDSEVEHKTTVGYVQQSMKVTKETNEGILNAYYAGEYGEIILDSKVMNIKDFNFKERDWYKLAKEANGKVIFTKPFKDNVTGKQIMTIAQAVMDSDNKFVGVVAIDLSLESMESYFKSTKLLNTGLIFLVDGDGNVILSNSNDKKGVKNFSELPVWNNVKSEAEGSYEWKDKQGKLDYISQETNQATSWKLIGMINGDEVRSNIRELNLAIVITMAIAIVAGVILGAIIALRIMKELNKVNRVIGKVANGDFTERVKVTVKDEFGILGNNVNSMVENVSELIQSVETTSQSLVEASINISSMSEETTASVSEVSHAIQEVANGATSQAQSSTSVSESVEALSNGMDEIAKETEGISNLSDKTEHLSSRGLRTISALREKSKKTKENSIETTSIVTDMVKSIEKINYISNAISEITEQTNLLSLNASIEAARAGESGRGFAVVAEEIRGLSEESRNSTNQIQSIVEEINSKANAAREAMIESTKLLEVQDTEMESTKALFNEIADSVVQLTEAIKKIKTLNEKINENKSEVAEQVESIASVSEETASVSEQVSASVQEVNATMDELTEYANNLESVANKLKIEISKFKFD; encoded by the coding sequence ATGAAGTTTAGAAACAAATTACTAACAAAATTAATAGGTAGTATTTCATTATTAGTAATATTACCTATAATCTCTTTAGGTTGTATTTCTGTATATAAATCCAAAAGTTCGCTTGAACAAACTTTAAAATTAGCAAGTAAGCAAACACTTAAAGAAGTAAATAAAGGGTTTTCAAATCGTGTGGAAACAATATCAAGACAAGTTAATGTACTTACAAAAGATGATGACATACCAGATTTAACTGATTCCGAAGTAGAGCATAAGACAACAGTAGGATATGTTCAGCAGTCTATGAAGGTCACAAAAGAAACTAATGAAGGTATTCTAAATGCATATTATGCAGGGGAATATGGGGAAATAATATTAGATAGTAAAGTGATGAATATAAAGGATTTTAATTTTAAAGAAAGAGATTGGTACAAGTTAGCTAAAGAGGCTAACGGAAAAGTGATATTTACTAAGCCATTTAAAGATAATGTTACAGGCAAACAAATTATGACTATAGCACAAGCAGTGATGGATTCAGATAATAAATTTGTTGGAGTTGTAGCCATAGATTTATCTTTGGAATCTATGGAGTCATATTTTAAAAGTACAAAGTTATTAAATACTGGATTGATATTTCTTGTGGATGGTGATGGTAATGTTATATTAAGTAATAGCAATGATAAAAAAGGCGTGAAGAATTTTAGCGAGCTACCAGTTTGGAATAATGTGAAATCAGAAGCAGAAGGTAGCTACGAATGGAAGGATAAGCAAGGAAAATTAGATTACATATCACAAGAAACTAATCAAGCTACTTCATGGAAGTTAATTGGGATGATAAATGGGGATGAAGTAAGGTCTAATATACGGGAACTGAACCTAGCAATAGTTATTACCATGGCAATAGCTATAGTTGCCGGAGTTATACTTGGGGCTATAATTGCGTTACGGATAATGAAAGAATTAAATAAAGTAAATAGAGTAATAGGCAAGGTAGCTAATGGAGACTTTACTGAGAGAGTAAAGGTAACAGTAAAAGATGAATTTGGCATCTTGGGGAACAATGTTAACTCTATGGTGGAAAATGTATCAGAGCTTATACAAAGTGTTGAAACAACATCACAATCATTAGTAGAAGCATCAATTAATATTTCAAGTATGTCAGAAGAGACTACAGCATCAGTTTCAGAGGTATCACATGCTATTCAAGAAGTTGCTAATGGTGCAACAAGCCAGGCTCAATCATCTACAAGTGTAAGTGAAAGTGTAGAGGCATTGTCAAATGGCATGGATGAAATTGCAAAAGAAACTGAAGGTATTAGTAATTTATCTGATAAAACTGAACACTTAAGTAGTAGAGGATTAAGAACTATTAGTGCACTTAGGGAAAAGTCAAAGAAAACAAAGGAGAACTCAATTGAGACAACAAGTATAGTCACTGATATGGTTAAGAGCATAGAGAAGATTAATTATATATCAAATGCTATATCAGAAATAACAGAACAAACTAATTTATTATCCTTAAATGCAAGCATAGAAGCAGCAAGGGCAGGCGAGTCAGGACGAGGGTTTGCCGTAGTTGCTGAAGAAATAAGAGGACTATCAGAAGAATCAAGAAATTCTACAAATCAGATTCAAAGTATTGTAGAAGAGATAAATTCTAAGGCTAATGCAGCTAGAGAGGCTATGATTGAAAGTACAAAGCTTTTAGAAGTTCAGGATACTGAGATGGAATCTACTAAAGCGTTATTTAATGAAATAGCTGATTCAGTGGTTCAATTAACTGAAGCAATTAAGAAGATAAAAACTTTAAATGAAAAAATTAATGAAAATAAGTCAGAAGTAGCAGAACAAGTGGAGAGTATTGCATCTGTATCTGAGGAAACAGCTTCAGTTTCAGAGCAAGTATCAGCTTCAGTACAAGAAGTAAATGCAACAATGGACGAGCTTACTGAGTATGCTAATAATCTTGAAAGTGTTGCTAATAAATTGAAGATTGAAATAAGTAAGTTTAAGTTCGATTAG
- the thiD gene encoding bifunctional hydroxymethylpyrimidine kinase/phosphomethylpyrimidine kinase — protein MKKVLTIAGSDCSGGAGIQADIKTMTAHKVYAMSAITALTAQNTTGVYGVLESTSEFLEQQLDCIFKDIFPDAIKIGMVSSISLIDVIVKKLKEYNAQNIVVDPVMFSTSGHALMCSDAMDTLKNKLIPLADIITPNISEAEALCGFSIENTEQMLEAAKVISSLLNGSVLIKGGHLTDSADDLLYIDGKVTWFNGEKIDNPNTHGTGCTLSSAIASNLALGFNMNDSVKNAKSYITGALKANLDLGAGSGPLNHCFNIII, from the coding sequence ATGAAAAAGGTTTTAACTATTGCTGGTTCAGATTGCAGTGGTGGTGCTGGAATTCAAGCTGATATTAAGACAATGACAGCTCATAAAGTTTATGCTATGAGTGCCATTACAGCATTAACAGCTCAAAATACCACTGGAGTCTATGGAGTTTTAGAATCCACTTCTGAATTCTTAGAACAACAGCTTGATTGCATATTTAAAGATATCTTCCCAGATGCAATTAAAATAGGAATGGTGTCTTCAATTTCTCTAATTGATGTCATAGTAAAAAAACTTAAAGAGTATAATGCCCAAAATATAGTTGTAGATCCTGTGATGTTTTCAACAAGCGGCCATGCCTTGATGTGCAGTGACGCTATGGATACTTTAAAAAACAAACTTATACCACTAGCTGATATTATAACTCCAAATATTTCTGAAGCTGAAGCTCTTTGCGGCTTCTCCATTGAAAATACTGAACAAATGTTAGAAGCAGCTAAGGTGATTTCATCACTATTAAATGGTTCTGTTTTAATAAAAGGTGGGCATCTTACAGATAGTGCTGACGACTTATTATATATTGATGGGAAAGTTACTTGGTTTAATGGAGAAAAGATTGATAATCCAAACACTCACGGAACTGGCTGCACACTTTCATCTGCCATTGCCTCTAACCTTGCACTAGGTTTCAATATGAATGATAGTGTCAAAAATGCAAAAAGTTACATTACTGGTGCATTGAAAGCAAATCTTGATTTAGGTGCTGGAAGTGGCCCACTAAATCATTGCTTTAACATAATTATTTAA
- the thiM gene encoding hydroxyethylthiazole kinase — protein MFEEILKNVQEKTPLVHSITNYVTVNDCANIILACGGSPIMADDINEVEDITSICNTLVINIGTLNERTIDSMIKAGKKANELKHPVILDPVGAGASKFRNDTVKKLLSAVNFSVIRGNISEIKAVNAGSGTTKGVDTDINDAVSNDNLKEVVSFAKALSQKTGAIIAITGAIDIVADSQKAYIIKNGTSAMSKITGTGCMLTTVIASFCGGNYDNLLDSTACAVSAMGICGELALEKVTKLDEGTSSLRTYIIDYMSKINSSILNKKMKIETI, from the coding sequence ATGTTTGAAGAAATTTTAAAAAATGTTCAAGAAAAAACACCTCTAGTTCACAGCATTACAAATTATGTTACTGTTAATGATTGTGCCAATATAATTCTTGCTTGTGGTGGCTCACCAATAATGGCAGACGATATCAATGAGGTTGAAGATATCACATCTATATGTAACACTCTTGTAATTAACATTGGTACTCTTAATGAACGCACTATTGATTCCATGATAAAGGCTGGTAAGAAAGCTAACGAATTAAAACATCCAGTTATTCTTGACCCTGTAGGAGCTGGTGCTTCAAAATTTAGAAATGATACTGTAAAAAAACTTTTAAGTGCAGTTAACTTTTCAGTTATTAGAGGAAATATCTCAGAAATTAAGGCTGTAAATGCTGGCAGTGGCACTACTAAAGGTGTTGATACAGATATTAATGATGCAGTAAGTAATGATAATTTAAAAGAAGTAGTTAGCTTTGCTAAAGCTCTAAGCCAAAAAACAGGAGCAATTATCGCTATTACAGGTGCTATAGATATAGTAGCTGATAGCCAAAAAGCCTATATAATTAAGAATGGTACTTCTGCTATGTCAAAAATCACAGGTACAGGCTGCATGTTAACTACAGTTATAGCAAGCTTCTGTGGTGGAAATTATGATAATCTTTTAGATTCAACAGCTTGTGCCGTTTCTGCCATGGGTATATGTGGGGAATTAGCATTAGAGAAAGTAACTAAACTTGATGAGGGAACCTCTTCATTAAGAACATATATAATTGATTATATGAGCAAAATAAACAGCTCTATATTAAATAAAAAAATGAAAATAGAAACAATATAG